The Gemmatimonadota bacterium genome contains the following window.
ATAGCAGTGTCGCACTTAAGGCTCTCTCCGCGCACACCGAAACCCAATATGGGCAAATATTTCATAGGTATCAAAATCGTCGCGCGCCAGAGCTTGCTCTTCCATAATCAAAACCGTACTCCGCACAAACACGCGGATACTGGGTTGTGGTGAAAACCAACTCCCACCGCGCAACGTGCGATCTGGCCCATCTTCCATACCTGAATTTTCTAAATTAACCGGATTGTGCCTGGGGCTATTTGCGTAATACGTATGCTGGTATTCATCCAGCGTCCACTCCCACACATTGCCCGCCATATCCATCGCGCCATAAGGACTTGCACCATTCGGATAGCTGCCCACGGGCATGGGACCCGAACTGAAATTGAAATTGCACAGCGATTCACTCGCAGGCTCATTGCCCCAGGGAAACACGCGCCCATCTATACCCGCAGCGGTCAATTCCCACTGCGCTTCACTCGGCAATTGCAAACCCGCCCATTGGCAATAATCTCGCGCTTGAGACCACAAAACCCCCACCGCCGGCTGATCGGGCTGGTCAAACCCCTCTATCCGAAAATACTGCGGCTCTTCACTTCCCGTGGCTTCAACATAAGCCAGATACTGTGCGTTGGTCACCTCGTATTTATCGATATAAAAAGCGTCGAGCATCACCTCGTGCAGTGGACGCGTATTTGAAGGCCCATCGCTCGACCCCATCGTAAAGGTGCTGGCCGGAATAAAAACTTGCACATGCTCCGTGCCAGCAGGCG
Protein-coding sequences here:
- a CDS encoding SUMF1/EgtB/PvdO family nonheme iron enzyme — its product is MIPKTVYRFGVLGIALIMGCSKATDPEYVIEESVVTTPAGTEHVQVFIPASTFTMGSSDGPSNTRPLHEVMLDAFYIDKYEVTNAQYLAYVEATGSEEPQYFRIEGFDQPDQPAVGVLWSQARDYCQWAGLQLPSEAQWELTAAGIDGRVFPWGNEPASESLCNFNFSSGPMPVGSYPNGASPYGAMDMAGNVWEWTLDEYQHTYYANSPRHNPVNLENSGMEDGPDRTLRGGSWFSPQPSIRVFVRSTVLIMEEQALARDDFDTYEIFAHIGFRCARREP